One window of Melioribacteraceae bacterium 4301-Me genomic DNA carries:
- a CDS encoding aldo/keto reductase produces MLKRKLGKNGPELTVIGFGAWAIGGPWKWGWGKVDDNESIEAIRTALDNEINWIDTAAVYGLGHSEEVVAEAIKDRRKEVFVATKCGMVPDGKGGANINNHPNSIRKEIEDSLRRLQTDYVDLYQIHWPDPNVPVEDSWGEMVKIKQEGKARFIGVCNFDVNLLERCMKIEHVQSLQPPFSMLRRDVAKEILPYCEKNGIGVVAYSPMQAGLLTGNFHTKKLAEDDWRKNNPYFQEPYLSKALELVERLRPIAAKADKTVGNLAVAWVLSHSAITSAIVGARNKNQVLENIKAAEYVLTKEDLSEIEKLLKEFEL; encoded by the coding sequence ATGTTAAAAAGAAAACTTGGTAAAAATGGACCAGAGTTGACAGTTATAGGTTTTGGAGCATGGGCTATCGGAGGTCCGTGGAAATGGGGCTGGGGAAAGGTTGATGATAACGAATCAATTGAAGCTATTCGCACTGCTTTAGATAATGAAATTAACTGGATAGATACTGCTGCTGTGTATGGACTTGGACATTCGGAAGAAGTAGTAGCTGAGGCAATAAAAGATAGAAGGAAAGAGGTTTTTGTTGCAACAAAGTGTGGTATGGTGCCGGATGGTAAAGGCGGAGCTAATATTAACAACCATCCTAATAGTATTAGAAAAGAAATTGAAGATAGTCTTAGAAGATTGCAAACCGATTATGTGGATTTGTATCAGATACATTGGCCCGACCCAAATGTACCTGTTGAAGATTCATGGGGAGAAATGGTAAAAATTAAACAAGAAGGGAAAGCTCGTTTTATAGGTGTATGTAATTTTGATGTTAACCTGCTGGAAAGGTGTATGAAGATTGAACATGTACAATCTTTACAGCCACCGTTTAGTATGTTGAGAAGAGATGTAGCAAAAGAAATATTGCCATATTGCGAAAAAAATGGGATTGGAGTCGTTGCCTATAGCCCTATGCAAGCTGGCTTGTTAACAGGAAATTTTCATACAAAAAAACTAGCTGAAGACGATTGGAGAAAAAATAATCCATATTTTCAAGAGCCATATCTTTCTAAGGCGTTAGAACTCGTTGAGCGATTAAGACCTATTGCTGCAAAAGCTGATAAAACTGTTGGTAATTTAGCAGTTGCTTGGGTATTAAGTCATTCAGCGATTACATCTGCTATTGTAGGCGCTAGAAATAAAAATCAAGTGCTGGAAAATATTAAAGCTGCCGAGTACGTTCTAACTAAAGAAGACCTTAGCGAAATAGAAAAATTATTAAAAGAGTTTGAGCTTTGA